The Roseiconus lacunae genomic sequence CGTTCGATGGTGTAGCGCCCGAGCTGCCCCAACATTTCGGGATGCCCGGCCGGTTCGATCGCACCGATAGACCGAAGCTGTGACATGGGATCGTCATCGTCGAACAGTCTTGCATCACATGACGACGAGTCGGACGCATCACATTGCGGGTCGGAGAGAACGCTTTCGTCTAAAAATCTTGATGCGTCGTTCCACCAATCCCGGCTCGCGGTTTGTTCCTGCAGACGTCGGCGACACGTTTCGCACTGGGAAAGGTGTGCCGCAAGCGATGCCTCATGTTTTTCAACGAGCTGGTCTTCGGCAGCCGCATCGACCCAATCGATCGGACACTTCATCGCAGTTCTCCTTCAATCGCTTCAAAGCCATCGCCGCTGACTTCTTGGACCAAACGTTTCAATCGACTCATCACGCGACTGCGAGCCAAATAGACCGATCCAATTTCGACGCCCAAATCCTCCGCCACGTCGCCGGCCGATTGACAGTCGACGGCGGTTCGCGAAAACGCTTCCCAAGTCGTCGGCTGGACCGACTGACGCACTCGCCGTGCAGCCCAGCGGAAAGCGCGACGGCGAAACGCGGTCGTGAATTCCTGCTCGAGCGACGTGGGGGCGGCGACTTGGTCGAGCTGCTTGAATGCTTCGCTGCCGCCGGCCGGCTGTGGTTGCCCGCGAAGCGAACGAAGCTTATTCAGCGAGTGGTTTCGTGCGACACCGAAGAGCCAACTGCGAAACCGTCCCCGCTGCTGATCGGGCTTGAATCGTTCGATCGACTGGGCGACCGCCAGCAGGACTTCCTGGACCAAGTCGGTCGCATCGGTCGGCTGCAGTCCGTGTCGCCGACCGATGCCGTAGATCAATGGCTCGTAAAGCTGCACAAACTCCAGCCACGCCGTCGTGTTGGCATGGTCGGGCAGTCGGGCAATCAAGCTTTCGCGGGTTTCCGGTTCCATCATTCTGATTCCTCTTCATGCGTTGACTAACGCGAGCGATCAGAATCTATCACGAGAGGGATAAAATTTTTGCCGTGAAACTGATCTTGACGCAAAATCCCAAGATCGTGAAACTCCTCCAGCTCGAATGCGAAACACCATTTGACCTGCACCCAGTGGCGCCCGCGTCGCTGATAATTGCAATCAAATGTGTTACGCTGCAAAGGAGTGCGTGTGATCGAAATTTGCTCGACTGTCCTCTGGGAGAGGACGTTGCCGGCCGCTCGGGGAATCTCAGCGAAAGGCACGGGTTGACCGATCCGGATGGTTTCGCAGGCCCCTGCGCGATGACCTTCCCGTGCGTTTGCTTTCCGTCAGCTCAGCCGACGGTTAACGACGCTCGTGGGACCATCAAGCGGGTTTATTTCAGCGAGTCGCTGCGTCCGCAATGTTGGACCTAGATCTCAAAGAACGTGTGCGTGCAGCCGTCGACATTGTCGACGTGATTGGCGCTTCGCTGACATTGTCGCCGAAAGGGCGGATGTTGGCTGCGCATTGCCCGTGGCACGATGACCGCTCGCCCTCGCTGACGGTCAATAAAGAACGCCAGACCTGGAAGTGCTGGGTTTGTGATATCGGTGGCGATGTTTTCAGCTACGTGATGAAACGCGAAGGCGTCGACTTCGTCACCGCACTTCGAATGCTCGCCGACGAAGCCGGGATCGAATATCAAGTCGGCCCCAAAGTCGAACCCGGATCCAAGGACGACAAGGCGACGTTGCTGTCGGCCGTCAAACTGGTCTGCGAAGCGTACTTCGATCTGCTCGATTCCCCTAAGTCTGACGATGCCCGGATCGCTCGCGATTACTTGGCCGAACGGGGAATCGACGACCAGCAGCGCCGAACGTTTCAAATCGGTTTCTCGCCCGACTCCTGGGATTTTGCCACCGGGCTGCTCGAGAAAAACAAGTTTCGTCCCGAGATCGGACCCGCCGCCGGTGTCGCTTTGCAGCGGCGTGGCGGTGGAAGCTACGACCTGTTCCGTGGCCGATTGATGTTCCCGATCCATGACGCTCAGGGAAAGCCGATTTCGATGGGCGGTCGAGTCATCCCGCCGATCGCGGCGAGGCATGGGGACAAGGCGGGCGGCAAATACATCAATGGCCCCGAGACGAAGCTGTTCCGCAAGTCGCAACAGCTTTATGCCCTCGACAAATCTCGCGACGCGATCCGCAAAGCCGGCCAAGCTTTGGTCATGGAAGGTTACACCGATGTGATCGCGGCGCATCAAGCTGGCATCGAACCGGCAGTTGCCGTGCTCGGCACCGCGTTGGGTGAAGGTCACGTCAAACTACTCAAACGGTGGACCGACCGAGTCGTTTTGGTCCTTGATGGTGACGCGGCCGGACGGCGACGGGCCGACGAAGTATTGGAGTTGTTCGTCAAAGCCGATGCCGACTTGCGAGTGCTCACGCTGCCCGAAGGCATGGACCCGGCCGACTACCTCGCCAAGTACGGTGCCGCGGCGATGGAGTCGCTGATCGGTGAAGCTCCCGACGCACTTGAGCACAAGCTGGCTTCGCTGACCGATGGGATCGATGTCACCAACGACACGCATCAGGTGATGTCGGCGATCGGCACGATGACTTCAATCCTTGCTAGGGCTCCAAAACTCGATCCGCTCAAGCAAGACCAGATCATGCTGCGGCTGTCGCGAACCTTTGGCATCGGTAAAGAACGTCTCGAAGACAGTTTGGAGCAAAAGCGGCAAGAAGAAAAACAACGCAGCCAAAACGCCGAGCGCTTCCGCCGGCAAAAAGAACAAGCCGATCGCAAGCAAGCGGCACAGAATCGCGCCAAGCAGAACAGTGCCAAGCCACAGCCTTCGCGTCAGCGACCTCCCAACCAGCATCCAAACCCGCCGCGTTCAGCCGGACCGGTCGACCCAAATCAGTTGTTGAACGAAGCGGCCGAGTTTGATGTCGACGCGTTCGATCCCGGGGGCTTTGACTCTGCTCCACCAATCGATGCTTACATCGCAGACGCGCCCGACACCGACAGCTATTTTCACGGCGATGGTTATGGCAGCGAGGACGACGAACCTTCCTTCGGCGCGCCTGTCTCTCATGCGGCCGAACCGCAAGGTTCTTCGTCACCTAGACAAGCCGACGTTCCATTGAGTTCGATCGATCGTGAATTGTTTGAAACGATGATTGAGTCACCCGACTTGGCCGGCCGCGCCGTCGAAACAGTTGATCCAGAATGGCTTGATACCTATGCCGCGAAGATGTTGTTGGCGGCATATCAAGAGTTGGATTTAGAGGGGCGCGACCTGAGTGTCGAGACCCTTTTGCTATTACTCGAAAACGACTTTTTAAAAAATGAAGTCGTCACGATGCAGTTTCGACTAGCACGCCGTGAAGGGCGCAGTACGCTATCGCCCGAACAACGATTCCAAAGTGTTCTCAAGCAGTACCATGATCGCGAGGAGAAAGCTGACAAGCTAAGGAAGATTGCTCAGCTAGAATCGTCGAGCTTGGATGAAGAACAAGAATTGGAAGTATTGAAACAACTTTTCGACAGCATGAAAACGAGTCAGCAACTCGATCGCTAGGAGGAGCGAAATCCCTTTCCGCACAATCTGTTCCCAGATTTAAATCACTGCCGCAGCGTCCCGAAGCAGCAAAGCGGCAGCAGGACCCAGCACCCGCAAACGCCCATGAGGGGCAACTCAAACACGAGGTTTTGAATCATGCTTTTGATGGATCAAGAATTGGCTGAATTGGTCGAACGTTTCCACGAGCAAGGTTGCTTGACGTACGACGAAGTGAACGCCTACCTGCCCGACGAAGATGGCAGCCCCAAGAAGCTTAACCGCCTGATCGAAGCGATCGAACGCTTCGGTATCAAACTGGTCGACGGCGATACGGTTGCCGCACGTCCCGCCCGCAAGCCTGAGCCTAACCTTCGTGACCAACGCCGCCCGGTCGAGCGTGACGTTGATGACAACGACGCAGTTGAAGAAGACATCACCGCCGGTCTGACCAGCGCCGACCTGCCAAAGGCATCCGACGATCCCATTCGGATGTACCTTAGCCAGATGGCAGAGATTCCGTTGTTGTCCCGTGACGAAGAAATCTCGCTGGCAAAGAAGATCGAAGTCACCCGTCGGCAATTCCGTCGCTGCTTGCTGGAATCCGATTATGCATTGCGGCACACGGTCGAAACACTTCACCGCGTTCACAGTGGTGAGTTGCCGTTCGATCGCACCATCAAGGTGTCGCTTACCGAGCACCTGACCAAGGATCAGATTTCGGCGCGGATGCCGCATAACCTGCGAACGCTTGATCAATTGATCGCACAAAATCGTGAAGACTTCGAAGCGATGGTTCGCAAAAGCACACCGCCACGTCTGAAAGCCGAAGTCCGCCGCCGATTCATCGCACGCCGCAAAAAGGCACTCGAATTGGTCGAGGAGCTTAGCCTGCGAAGCCGCCGCGTGACCCCAATGTTGGCTCGCTTGGAAGAATTCTCGCAGCGAATGAACTATATTCGCCGGCGATTGGCCGAACTTGGCACCGATGCGGTCAGCCGGGACGAAGCCGCCGATTTGCGACAAGAACTTCGCGAGTTGATGATGCTGACTCAGGAGACGCCCGAAAGCTTGCACAAGCGGGTCAGTAGAGCACGTGAATACTTCGAACGGTTTGAAGCAACCAAACGACAGCTCAGCAGCGGAAACCTCCGCTTGGTCGTTTCAATTGCCAAGAAGTATCGTAACCGTGGCCTTTCGTTTTTGGATCTGATTCAAGAAGGCAACACGGGGCTGATGCGGGCGGTCGACAAGTATGAATACCGACGCGGGTTTAAGTTCAGTACCTATGCGACTTGGTGGATTCGCCAAGCAATCACCCGTGCGATCGCCGATCAGGCTCGCACGATTCGGATTCCCGTGCACATGATTGACGTGCTCAGCAAACTACGCCAAGCACAGAAGAAGTTGGTTCAACAATTGCGACGCGAACCGACCTACGAAGAAATTTCGATCGCGACCGAAGTTCCACTCGAAGAAGTCCAGCGAGTGATGGACATCGGCCGCCACCCCGCGAGCCTGGACCGCCCGGTCGGCGAGGGCGAAGACAGTAGCTTCGGCGAGTTCATCGAAGACAACGATAGCCTGAACCCAGTTCACATGGCAGCATCGGGAATGTTGAAAAGCAAGATCGAAGAACTGCTAAAGACCTTGACCTACCGCGAGCGTGAAATCATCCGTTTGCGCTACGGTTTGGTCGATGGCTACAGCTACACGCTCGAAGAATGTGGGCGGATCTTCAAGGTCACCCGTGAACGCGTGCGACAGATCGAAGCCAAAGCGGTCGCCAAGCTGCAAAGCCCAAGCCGCGCCGATCGACTCGCGTCGTTCATCAAAGTCGCCGCGTAGCAAAAGCCGTCGGCTTGTTAATCTTGATCAGCCGCAATCGCGATAGCGTGCGGTTTTCTTGCTTGACGGCTCGTTAATTTTGATTAGCCGCAATCGCGATAGCGTGCGGTTCTCCCGCGCACACCGGGACGAATGCCCGTCGGATGATCAATCCGTCGCTGCGTGCGATTCAATCAACAAGCCGTTGACGAGTTGCGCGACGCATCGAAAAGCAAACATCGACGAAATGTTAAACGTTTGCCGAATCGGTTTCGAGTGATTCGATCGCGGCGTCAATGCTGACGTTGATAGGTTTGCGGTTCTTGAAGTATCGAACTTCTTCGTAACCGGCGTCCTTCAATAGCCCCATGGCGGTGATGTATCCGTCACCGACACGTTCGGGAACGTGGGCATCGGCCCCGAGTGTCACCGGGATGCCACGCAGGTTCATTTCCCGTAGCATGTCGGGAAACGGGTTCATCTCAGAAATCCGTTTCAGCACACCACTCGTATTGAGTTCCATCGCAACACCGGTTGCCGCGATTCGATCAAGCGCCGGCCGGATGAACTCGAGGGCCACCGAGGTGTCCCAGGCTTCTTTGGTAAAGTTCTTGATTAAATCGGGGTGGGAGACGGAATCGAACATGCCGGTCTCGGCTGTCTTGGCCAGCAAGTTGAAGTAGGTTCGCTGAACTTCTGTCAGGTCATCTTCCCAATACTTTTTCCGCCACTCGGCGATCTGGGGGTGAACCGAACCGAGTACAAAATGAAAGTCGGCGCTGCCGAGTTGTTTCTCAAGAAACGCTTCGTAGCCTTCGAAATAGTCGGCTTCTAATCCCAAGCAAACGTCAACACGTCCCCGGAACTCATCGGTCGCTTTGGCAACTAGGTCAACGTACTCATCGAATTCATCCAGGCCCATCCGCACGTTCGATGAAAAACCATCCGGCATCGGGTTGTGGCAAGTGACGTGTAAACCGGAAAGGCCCCGAGATTCGGCGACGGCAGCGTACTCCACCGGGTCTCCGGTCGCGTGTTTGCAAAGCGGCGTGTGCGAATGCGATTCAAACAACATGGATTCTGCGTTCTCGAATGAAACTAGAAAATTGTGGACGTGCTGGATCAGCAGCTTTTATGGTCGGTTGGAATGGGAGACGGCCTAGAGCGAATTATCCGATCCGTCGACCGGATCGCTGCACCATTTCTTAAGCGCCGCGACGACATCGTCACGACCTTTTTGGCTGGTCCAAAGTGACTCATCGGCATCCAATCGGACTTCGTAGTCACCTTCGCATTGGCAGTCCTCGTCGCCGCAGTAATGCGGCAAGTCCGAGACCCACACGATGCGGTACAACGGTACGTGTTTGTCGTCGATTAGGATCAGGGGGGAATCCACTTGTTAAGCTCCGATTGCTGTAAATTGAACTCGATGCCAACTCCATGCCGCTTGTCAAATCAGCACGCTCGTGTGGCTTTTCGCTGTCGCAATGTTCCCACAAATCATCGAATCGGCAATCCGTAGCCCCCCACGATGAAGTAAAATGCCACGTCTCCCTCACACCTTCATTGTAAGACTCATGCCGAAGCATGCCGCTTTTATTGG encodes the following:
- a CDS encoding sigma-70 family RNA polymerase sigma factor; protein product: MLLMDQELAELVERFHEQGCLTYDEVNAYLPDEDGSPKKLNRLIEAIERFGIKLVDGDTVAARPARKPEPNLRDQRRPVERDVDDNDAVEEDITAGLTSADLPKASDDPIRMYLSQMAEIPLLSRDEEISLAKKIEVTRRQFRRCLLESDYALRHTVETLHRVHSGELPFDRTIKVSLTEHLTKDQISARMPHNLRTLDQLIAQNREDFEAMVRKSTPPRLKAEVRRRFIARRKKALELVEELSLRSRRVTPMLARLEEFSQRMNYIRRRLAELGTDAVSRDEAADLRQELRELMMLTQETPESLHKRVSRAREYFERFEATKRQLSSGNLRLVVSIAKKYRNRGLSFLDLIQEGNTGLMRAVDKYEYRRGFKFSTYATWWIRQAITRAIADQARTIRIPVHMIDVLSKLRQAQKKLVQQLRREPTYEEISIATEVPLEEVQRVMDIGRHPASLDRPVGEGEDSSFGEFIEDNDSLNPVHMAASGMLKSKIEELLKTLTYREREIIRLRYGLVDGYSYTLEECGRIFKVTRERVRQIEAKAVAKLQSPSRADRLASFIKVAA
- a CDS encoding histidinol-phosphatase HisJ family protein, with the protein product MLFESHSHTPLCKHATGDPVEYAAVAESRGLSGLHVTCHNPMPDGFSSNVRMGLDEFDEYVDLVAKATDEFRGRVDVCLGLEADYFEGYEAFLEKQLGSADFHFVLGSVHPQIAEWRKKYWEDDLTEVQRTYFNLLAKTAETGMFDSVSHPDLIKNFTKEAWDTSVALEFIRPALDRIAATGVAMELNTSGVLKRISEMNPFPDMLREMNLRGIPVTLGADAHVPERVGDGYITAMGLLKDAGYEEVRYFKNRKPINVSIDAAIESLETDSANV
- the dnaG gene encoding DNA primase; translated protein: MLDLDLKERVRAAVDIVDVIGASLTLSPKGRMLAAHCPWHDDRSPSLTVNKERQTWKCWVCDIGGDVFSYVMKREGVDFVTALRMLADEAGIEYQVGPKVEPGSKDDKATLLSAVKLVCEAYFDLLDSPKSDDARIARDYLAERGIDDQQRRTFQIGFSPDSWDFATGLLEKNKFRPEIGPAAGVALQRRGGGSYDLFRGRLMFPIHDAQGKPISMGGRVIPPIAARHGDKAGGKYINGPETKLFRKSQQLYALDKSRDAIRKAGQALVMEGYTDVIAAHQAGIEPAVAVLGTALGEGHVKLLKRWTDRVVLVLDGDAAGRRRADEVLELFVKADADLRVLTLPEGMDPADYLAKYGAAAMESLIGEAPDALEHKLASLTDGIDVTNDTHQVMSAIGTMTSILARAPKLDPLKQDQIMLRLSRTFGIGKERLEDSLEQKRQEEKQRSQNAERFRRQKEQADRKQAAQNRAKQNSAKPQPSRQRPPNQHPNPPRSAGPVDPNQLLNEAAEFDVDAFDPGGFDSAPPIDAYIADAPDTDSYFHGDGYGSEDDEPSFGAPVSHAAEPQGSSSPRQADVPLSSIDRELFETMIESPDLAGRAVETVDPEWLDTYAAKMLLAAYQELDLEGRDLSVETLLLLLENDFLKNEVVTMQFRLARREGRSTLSPEQRFQSVLKQYHDREEKADKLRKIAQLESSSLDEEQELEVLKQLFDSMKTSQQLDR
- a CDS encoding RNA polymerase sigma factor → MMEPETRESLIARLPDHANTTAWLEFVQLYEPLIYGIGRRHGLQPTDATDLVQEVLLAVAQSIERFKPDQQRGRFRSWLFGVARNHSLNKLRSLRGQPQPAGGSEAFKQLDQVAAPTSLEQEFTTAFRRRAFRWAARRVRQSVQPTTWEAFSRTAVDCQSAGDVAEDLGVEIGSVYLARSRVMSRLKRLVQEVSGDGFEAIEGELR